A stretch of Fusarium poae strain DAOMC 252244 chromosome 2, whole genome shotgun sequence DNA encodes these proteins:
- a CDS encoding hypothetical protein (TransMembrane:13 (o6-29i49-68o80-98i119-139o159-178i185-205o225-244i265-291o311-331i352-372o378-399i411-431o451-474i)~BUSCO:18673at5125) has product MGFPSFAASNAVIYVTYGAFLIMGTGIAWKMRNQSKADFLSGNGTQTAFPLALNFIASALGSGILFSYPELATISGVQGMMVYALASSLPMLIFGYLGPIIRRRCPEGFVLTEWTRQRYGVITMLYLSFMSMVTLFLYMVSELSAIGQVVQALTGLDPLPVMIVQCVITTIYTSLGGFRISFITDVVQGTMVIGLVIIAAITIGAKTEIQRPLIDESGLTKPNLLGWQLLYILPVAVLTNDFFLSSFWLRTFASKTDKDLRIGTTIATIVILCVLTLVGSTGLIAVWSGALPLEDSAGSGSVAFFVLLETLPSWVVGIVLVMVVTMSTAAFDSLQSAMVSSGSNDLFRNKLNIWYIRAIVVLIIIPVIAIALKAPSVLQIWLITDLISAATIPVLVIGLVDKFYWWHGFEVVVGGLGGILTVFIFGCVYYGNAQEAGELLLVQKGLYGNDWSAFGAFVAAPVGSLLWGLGAMVVRITFQYVYAKVRGHRFDALDRPLNLRPASRDDDTPSENLVSQTTGKFF; this is encoded by the exons ATGGGTTTCCCATCTTTCGCGGCATCAAACGCCGTCATATACGTCACTTATGGCGCTTTCCT AATCATGGGAACTGGAATCGCTTGGAAGATGAGAAACCAGTCCAAGGCCGACTTTCTCTCTGGCAATGGAACTCAGACGG CCTTTCCTCTGGCCCTCAACTTCATCGCTTCCG CACTCGGTTCCGGTATTCTCTTCTCGTACCCCGAGCTGGCCACAATCTCTGGTGTGCAGGGCATGATGGTGTACGCTCTTGCGTCCTCGCTTCCTATGCTCATCTTTGGCTACCTTGGTCCTATCATCCGACGCCGATGCCCCGAAGGCTTCGTCCTCACTGAGTGGACTCGACAGCGATATGGCGTTATCACTATGCTGTACTTGAGCTTCATGTCAATGGTAACTCTATTCCTATACATGGTCTCCGAGCTCTCCGCTATCGGCCAGGTGGTTCAAGCCTTGACCGGCCTCGACCCCCTTCCGGTCATGATTGTTCAGTGTGTTATCACTACCATCTATACCT CCCTTGGTGGGTTTAGGATCTCCTTCATTACAGATGTTGTTCAAGGTACCATGGTTATTGGCcttgtcatcatcgctgcCATCACTATTGGTGCCAAGACTGAGATCCAGCGACCTCTCATCGACGAGTCCGGTCTTACCAAGCCCAACCTTCTCGGCTGGCAGCTTCTCTACATCCTTCCTGTTGCCGTTCTGACCAACGACTTCTTCCTTTCGTCTTTCTGGCTGCGAACCTTTGCTTCCAAGACTGATAAGGATCTCCGAATTGGAACCACTATTGCCACGATTGTCATCCTGTGCGTTCTTACCCTCGTTGGTTCCACTGGTCTCATCGCTGTTTGGTCAGGAGCCTTGCCTCTTGAAGACAGTGCCGGTTCTGGCTCAGTTGCCTTCTTCGTCCTTCTCGAGACCCTCCCCAGCTGGGTCGTTGGCATTGTTCTCGTCATGGTTGTCACCATGAGCACAGCTGCCTTTGACAGTCTTCAGTCTGCCATGGTCTCGTCAGGCTCCAACGATCTGTTCCGTAACAAGCTCAACATCTGGTACATCCGAGCCATTGTGGTGCTCATCATCATTCCCGTCATTGCCATTGCTCTCAAGGCCCCGTCTGTTCTTCAGATCTGGCTCATCACCGATCTCATCTCTGCTGCCACTATTCCCGTCCTTGTGATCGGTCTTGTTGACAAGTTCTACTGGTGGCACGGCTTTGAGGTTGTTGTAGGAGGTCTTGGTGGTATTTTGaccgtcttcatcttcggtTGTGTTTACTATGGAAACGCCCAGGAGGCTGGAGAACTCCTCCTTGTGCAGAAGGGTCTGTACGGCAATGATTGGAGTGCATTTGGCGCCTTTGTCGCTGCACCTGTTGGTAGTCTTCTTTGGGGCTTAGGGGCTATGGTTGTTCGCATTACTTTCCAGTATGTGTATGCCAAGGTCCGCGGACATCGCTTTGATGCTCTGGACCGTCCCCTGAATCTGCGTCCCGCCAGCAGGGATGATGATACCCCTTCTGAGAACCTTGTGTCTCAGACCACAGGCAAGTTCTTCTAA
- a CDS encoding hypothetical protein (BUSCO:35471at5125) — protein sequence MSSSVMALRPAILRQSILGATRVQCRYMSMPSRERMLREMRRAATKDSKKTDVESMSAIQKKANDEYFKSGGGPLFPGTFVPLPLSRYPSSVSSALNYTWYRFRQWGIEFLSLLQFKLKSMPGWTTRPKWKIGRGKIAPTAKNMYMEMLGAFAAGDKSTINNLCLGQFGKKLTAAIDRRNAGERVTFELLKLNKSLFYPRVVAHQVHNINPHDKDNCTEQAVIAISSTQRVAKYKKPSDQLIPGSTKVQDKLEYVVLSRQVSEKTFQATPWRIWGTVPATTLESYQEEQDWIMREQAQRAGWKGPLK from the exons ATGTCTTCCTCAGTAATGGCGCTGCGCCCAGCCATCTTGCGCCAGAGCATTCTCGGAGCGACGAGGGTACAATGCCGATACATGTCGATGCCCTCAAGGGAGAGGATGTTGCGAGAGATGCGAAGGGCGGCCACAAAGGACTCCAAGAAGACCGATGTTGAGTCCATGTCTGCTatccagaagaaggccaatGACGAGTACTTCAAGTCTGGCGGCGGCCCATTGTTTCCTG GCACATTCgtccctctccctctctcacGATATCCCTCCAGCGTCTCCAGCGCTCTAAACTACACATGGTACCGATTCCGCCAATGGGGGATCGAATTCCTTTCCCTCCTTCAATTCAAGCTCAAGTCCATGCCTGGTTGGACAACACGGCCCAAGTGGAAGATCGGTCGGGGCAAGATTGCACCCACAGCAAAGAACATGTACATGGAGATGCTTGGGGCGTTTGCTGCGGGTGACAAGTCCACGATCAACAACTTATGCCTTGGCCAATTCGGAAAGAAGCTCACTGCTGCCATCGACCGTCGTAACGCTGGCGAGCGTGTCACattcgagcttctcaagctcaacaagtcATTGTTCTATCCCCGCGTGGTAGCACACCAAGTTCACAACATCAACCCCCACGACAAGGACAACTGCACAGAACAAGCCGTTATCGCGATTTCCTCAACGCAGCGTGTCGCAAAGTACAAGAAGCCTTCCGACCAGCTCATACCTGGCAGTACAAAGGTGCAGGACAAGCTGGAGTACGTGGTGCTCTCAAGACAGGTCAGCGAGAAGACGTTCCAGGCCACACCGTGGCGAATCTGGGGCACTGTTCCTGCCACAACGCTTGAGTCATaccaagaagagcaagattGGATTATGCGAGAGCAGGCTCAGCGCGCTGGATGGAAAGGTCCTCTGAAATAG
- a CDS encoding hypothetical protein (BUSCO:44564at5125), translating to MRVTHMLLSRSFFGRSVDELKRRTRIAVSFEAIKGATQPKPLYDFNALESVRDCIVMSDKTIGGFSQSNFDFHKSTESNTGSDTPSAYARFHGNISTRLPDDRPNIQRTGFAGFRSPDQRPTMFGRSMWDIDPYIYLALRVKSDGRSYFVNVQTESVEPSDLHQHRLFPKRPGQWETVLIKWNDFVRTNHGFVVEPQTEMLRQKVLTVGVGLTDRVDGPFELCIERAWATNDASEADIIKEPQTSAISDGGELRNKKGEKVRW from the exons ATGAGGGTCACGCATATGCTcttgtcgagaagctttTTTGGCCGAAGCGTGGACGAGCTGAAGAGGCGCACGCGAATAG CTGTGAGCTTCGAGGCTATCAAAGGCGCTACACAACCCAAGCCGCTATACGATTTCAACGCCCTCGAAAGCGTTCGCGATTGCATTGTTATGTCTGACAAAACCATTGGCGGTTTCTCACAAAGCAACTTTGACTTTCACAAGTCTACAGAGTCGAATACTGGTTCAGATACACCTTCCGCCTATGCCCGCTTTCACGGCAACATCTCTACCCGCCTCCCAGATGACCGTCCCAATATCCAGCGTACAGGTTTCGCCGGCTTCCGATCTCCTGACCAAAGACCTACCATGTTTGGTCGTTCAATGTGGGATATTGACCCCTATATCTACCTCGCCCTGCGTGTCAAGTCCGATGGCCGCAGTTACTTCGTCAATGTGCAGACAGAGAGTGTTGAGCCCTCAGACCTGCACCAACATCGACTGTTTCCGAAACGGCCGGGTCAATGGGAAACTGTGCTAATCAAATGGAACGACTTTGTTAGAACGAACCATGGCTTCGTCGTGGAGCCGCAGACTGAAATGTTGCGACAGAAGGTGTTGACTGTTGGTGTTGGGTTGACAGACCGCGTTGACGGTCCTTTTGAGCTTTGTATCGAAAGAGCCTGGGCCACGAACGACGCAAGTGAGGCTGACATAATAAAAGAGCCTCAAACTTCGGCTATCTCAGACGGAGGTGAACTGAGGAATAAAAAAGGTGAAAAGGTGCGGTGGTAG
- a CDS encoding hypothetical protein (BUSCO:7294at5125) — MARYLNPAKIGLLALVELYVEGAVLSDAILPVLSFVTSHLMDHTPSKASADHSERWSKAERTVGLVISIKDFEKLLGSYPFLMGMPGRRLWDQFLGKLWDINSLDALHNFFDNLSGMLAKTKEERKRLAELGQPVEEEEGIKLSPNSPLGTFVRRARLEYQRLQFHDCTELWKHFVRYRQPTASYLKRKIPGFGRLSFDSVLLMGEQEDWDHQSVMELASVAYGDMLTGDQSGSLPVSTDDIESLLEFQIEQMQKFGNRVPLEIRHQFHDLLNDSYLVPSLTHYLKFLDSWRAGDYPTAFDYLHRYFDYTMQNRDRLFYQYALMNLAVLQADFGCHKEAVAAMLETVSTARENRDMTCLNFALNWLFHFGRAHPDLVQNLESNSMLGTGMWTLWSSVLLSEAKLGLLNGDSVATAFESIVRSSHVIVERNMKNMFGSHFSLTSALWDRLGLSTLSSATCEVFLRCHARNAIFDDELKLTCRLALLLVSRGRYDEALRKLEQLEENSLRSWKPSQYWHKYRGITKLKRDLNHNNLEGAERLLSQILQSKMDDLEPDMAFLVDTLHIDYLTRRGDLQAAFSKVDDMMSQLQDEKKDVVLRVKLLLLKASLLDKCGRPQRGFTTAMRAASISWGARLIPCLWQAIGFVSNILISLGEFEAASQLLLAIIPRSLECETASLAAQLYSYLADANMGLAGKCEPRSSKRTEYLTKALAAVQKSFDHYSSIEDINMQCQMMAKKAMIMKLTGDLTLAADYAAAYVSLKKTAESLSLEG; from the exons ATGGCTCGATATCTCAACCCGGCCAAAATCGGCCTTCTCGCCCTCGTAGAGCTCTATGTTGAAGGCGCCGTGCTGAGTGATGCTATCTTACCTGTGCTGTCCTTTGTCACTTCTCATCTCATGGACCACACTCCTTCAAAAGCCTCCGCCGACCACTCCGAGAGATGGAGCAAAGCAGAGCGCACCGTTGGGCTCGTCATCAGTATCAAAGATTTTGAAAAACTCCTCGGAAGCTACCCTTTTCTAATGGGTATGCCTGGACGAAGATTATGGGACCAGTTCCTCGGCAAGCTTTGGGATATCAACTCTTTAGATGCGCTCCACAACTTCTTTGACAATTTGTCTGGGATGCTGGCCAAGACAAAGGAGGAGCGAAAGAGACTGGCTGAATTGGGCCAGCCtgtagaagaggaggaaggcaTCAAACTATCCCCAAACTCTCCACTTGGAACATTCGTACGGAGGGCGAGACTTGAATACCAACGACTACAATTCCACGACTGTACAGAGTTGTGGAAACACTTTGTACGATATCGACAACCAACTGCCTCTTATCTGAAGCGCAAAATCCCCGGATTTGGGCGACTGAGTTTTGACAGCGTTCTTTTGATGGGTGAACAAGAGGACTGGGATCACCAGAGTGTCATGGAATTGGCGTCAGTGGCTTATGGCGACATGCTGACAGGAGACCAGAGCGGGTCACTCCCTGTGAGTACTGACGACATTGAGAGTCTCCTGGAATTCCAAATCGAACAGATGCAGA AATTCGGCAACAGAGTACCTCTCGAGATCCGCCATCAGTTTCATGACCTACTCAATGATAGTTACCTTGTCCCCAGTCTGACACACTACCTCAA GTTTCTTGACTCATGGAGAGCTGGAGATTATCCTACTGCATTCGATTATCTTCACAGATACTTCGACTACACGATGCAGAATCGAGACCGTTTGTTTTACCAGTACGCTCTGATGAATCTTGCTGTTCTGCAAGCCGATTTTGGCTGCCACAAAGAAGCAGTGGCTGCCATGCTCGAAACTGTTTCAACAGCACGGGAGAATCGCGACATGACATGTCTCAATTTTGCCTTGAACTGGCTCTTTCACTTCGGTCGCGCACATCCCGACCTCGTCCAGAATTTGGAGTCTAATAGTATGCTTGGTACGG GCATGTGGACGTTGTGGAGCTCGGTTCTGCTCAGCGAAGCCAAACTCGGACTTCTCAACGGTGACAGTGTGGCTACGGCATTTGAGTCTATAGTTCGAAGCTCGCACGTCATAGTCGAGAGGAACATGAAGAACATGTTTGGCTCTCATTTTTCGCTCACCTCGGCTCTGTGGGATAGACTTGGGTTGTCGACTCTTTCGTCAGCCACTTGCGAGGTCTTCTTGAGATGCCATGCCCGCAACGCCATATTTGACGATGAGCTTAAGCTTACTTGCCGCCTTGCTCTTTTGCTGGTATCGCGTGGTCGTTATGATGAAGCATTAAGAAAATTGGAACAACTGGAAGAAAACTCTTTACGATCTTGGAAACCAAGCCAATACTGGCACAAGTATCGAGGAATCACCAAGCTCAAGAGAGACCTAAATCATAACAACCTCGAAGGAGCTGAGAGACTGCTGTCTCAGATTCTGCAGTCTAAGATGGACGACCTTGAACCTGACATGGCGTTTTTGGTCGATACTCTACATATTGACTATCTTACTCGTCGGGGAGACTTGCAAGCAGCTTTTTCCAAGGTCGACGACATGATGTCGCAACTCCAAGACGAAAAGAAGGATGTTGTTCTTCGAGTCAAACTCCTACTACTCAAAGCCTCTCTTCTTGACAAGTGTGGCCGACCGCAGAGAGGTTTCACAACCGCTATGCGAGCTGCAAGCATTTCGTGGGGAGCTCGTCTCATTCCCTGTCTCTGGCAGGCGATCGGATTTGTGTCGAACATTCTTATTTCGTTAGGAGAATTCGAGGCCGCTTCTCAACTTTTGCTCGCTATCATTCCTCGCTCTTTAGAGTGTGAGACCGCAAGCTTGGCAGCTCAGCTCTACAGCTATCTCGCTGATGCTAATATGGGACTTGCTGGAAAATGCGAGCCCAGATCGTCGAAACGAACGGAATACCTGACCAAGGCTCTCGCTGCTGTGCAGAAATCCTTTGATCATTACTCAAGTATCGAAGACATCAACATGCAATGCCAAATGATGGCGAAGAAGGCCATGATTATGAAGTTGACGGGGGATCTAACATTGGCAGCAGATTACGCTGCGGCGTACGTATCACTCAAGAAGACTGCTGAATCACTCAGCCTCGAAGGGTAA
- a CDS encoding hypothetical protein (TransMembrane:1 (o53-73i)~BUSCO:54860at5125), with protein sequence MSAVRFTRAATRATAQIRAPIQRRFASTQNEFIKERQHIKEHAAGTTELWKKISLYGIAPCLIAAGANAYWLWSEHWEHWSHMPPLEERTEYPYQNIRSKNYQWGDGDKTLFWNDEVNYHNKDKVA encoded by the exons ATGTCCGCCGTCCGATTCACCCGCGCTGCCACGCGCGCTACTGCCCAGATTCGCGCTCCCATCCAGCGCCGATTTGCCAGCACACAGAACGAGTTCATCAAGGAGCGTCAGCACATCAAGGAGCACGCTGCTGGTACCACTG AACTCTGGAAGAAGATCTCCCTCTA CGGCATTGCCCCCTGCCTTATCGCCGCCGGCGCCAACGCCTACTGGCTCTGGAGCGAGCACTGGGAGCACTGGTCTCACATGCCTCCTCTGGAGGAGCGCACCGAGTATCCTTACCAGAACATCCGTTCCAAGAACTACCAGTGGGGTGACGGAGACAAG ACTCTCTT CTGGAACGACGAGGTTAACTACcacaacaaggacaaggtcGCTTAA